In a single window of the Rhodamnia argentea isolate NSW1041297 chromosome 2, ASM2092103v1, whole genome shotgun sequence genome:
- the LOC115737513 gene encoding ras-related protein Rab7, protein MASRRRMLLKVIILGDSGVGKTSLMNQYVNRKFSNQYKATIGADFLTKEVQFEDRLFTLQIWDTAGQERFQSLGVAFYRGADCCVLVYDVNVMKSFDNLNNWREEFLLQASPSDPENFPFVVLGNKVDVDGGNSRVVSEKKAKAWCASKGNIPYFETSAKEGFNVEAAFECIAKNALKNEPEEEIYLPDTIDVTSGGRQQRSTGCEC, encoded by the exons ATGGCTTCTCGCAGGCGCATGTTGCTCAAGGTCATAATCCTCGGCGACAGCGG GGTTGGGAAGACGTCTCTCATGAATCA ATATGTCAACCGCAAGTTCAGTAACCAGTACAAGGCGACCATTGGAGCTGATTTTTTGACGAAGGAAGTTCAGTTTGAAGATCGATTGTTCACGTTGCAG ATATGGGATACTGCTGGCCAAGAAAGGTTCCAGAGTCTGGGTGTGGCTTTTTACCGCGGTGCAGACTGCTGCGTCCTTGTTTATGATGTGAATGTCATGAAATCATTTGATAATCTTAACAATTGGAGGGAGGAGTTTCTGCTTCAG GCCAGCCCATCAGACCCTGAAAACTTTCCCTTTGTCGTGTTGGGGAACAAGGTAGATGTTGATGGTGGTAATAGTCGTGTG GTttctgaaaagaaagcaaaggcTTGGTGTGCTTCTAAAGGAAACATCCCTTATTTCGAGACATCTGCAAAAGAAGGTTTTAATGTGGAGGCTGCATTTGAGTGTATAGCTAAAAATGCTTTGAAGAATGAACCTGAAGAAGAAAT ATACCTTCCCGACACCATTGATGTCACAAGTGGAGGACGGCAGCAGAGATCTACTGGCTGTGAATGTTGA
- the LOC115737598 gene encoding uncharacterized protein LOC115737598, with the protein MDAGDDGAESSPSLKLDELIPPRLEDAGLEDCALPLESIQLAFLKAAAAADGSDAPEGDDRLDGPRPLAKGDSNVVAGALSEPDDPADDAAGPCWRCCGGKVEANTDEVKDSPVQEMQKLEIGESGTDLKS; encoded by the coding sequence ATGGACGCGGGGGATGATGGAGCAGAATCATCGCCCTCTCTCAAACTCGACGAACTCATTCCTCCTCGCCTCGAAGACGCAGGCCTCGAAGACTGCGCACTACCTCTCGAATCCATCCAGCTAGCATTCCTCAAAGCGGCGGCCGCCGCCGACGGATCCGACGCTCCCGAAGGCGACGATCGCCTCGACGGCCCACGCCCCTTAGCCAAGGGCGACTCCAATGTCGTAGCTGGGGCTCTGTCCGAGCCTGACGACCCCGCGGATGACGCGGCGGGTCCTTGTTGGCGATGTTGTGGAGGCAAGGTGGAGGCGAACACGGACGAGGTGAAGGATTCGCCGGTGCAGGAAATGCAGAAATTGGAGATCGGGGAGAGTGGGACAGATTTGAAATCTTAG